Proteins from one Triticum aestivum cultivar Chinese Spring chromosome 7A, IWGSC CS RefSeq v2.1, whole genome shotgun sequence genomic window:
- the LOC123149830 gene encoding uncharacterized protein, whose amino-acid sequence MAQEANCDGEPAMESAALVPGPPAATPPPWTDEGSLQLLEILRLHLRGVPHWIIPRYVITGVDLYDREPQELLRAHPSAASTDGKKALYFLNRVRAKAKNDGWKCRMASGGTWKSERAPVDIWGASRIAGTHQNLSFIIKGPKGEDLRSGYIAQEFALAGHAGRLAGGDQLVLTKVYFTPRGEEAVSKAKERVMAKAKRKKTAAAASSSRAPLPPAAASSPAPGKTPAPIAASSPAPPKKADAPSSSSPALIDQAVSDSSAGGSTSSTRLLLLEVGDSPVSQAQDFSIRHILRAAELVGSSLPLNKRKPVPFSCDGLFLLQEGPRKKFPSSP is encoded by the coding sequence ATGGCCCAGGAGGCCAATTGCGACGGCGAGCCTGCGATGGAGTCGGCCGCCCTCGTCCCCGGGCCGCCGGCTGCCACCCCGCCCCCCTGGACGGACGAGGGGTCTCTCCAGTTGCTGGAGATCCTGCGCCTCCATCTCCGGGGTGTCCCGCACTGGATCATCCCCCGCTACGTCATCACCGGGGTGGACCTCTACGATCGGGAGCCCCAAGAGCTCCTCCGCGCCCACCCCTCCGCCGCCTCGACCGACGGCAAGAAGGCGCTCTACTTCCTCAACCGCGTCCGGGCCAAGGCCAAGAACGATGGCTGGAAATGCCGTATGGCTTCCGGCGGCACATGGAAGTCCGAGCGTGCGCCGGTGGACATATGGGGCGCCTCCCGCATCGCCGGCACCCACCAGAACCTGTCCTTCATCATCAAGGGACCCAAGGGAGAGGACCTGCGCTCCGGCTACATCGCCCAGGAGTTTGCGCTCGCCGGCCACGCTGGTcgcctcgccggcggcgaccagctcGTGCTGACCAAGGTGTACTTCACCCCGCGGGGAGAAGAGGCCGTCTCCAAGGCCAAGGAACGCGTGATGGCCAAGGCAAAGCGCAAGAagacggccgccgccgcctcctcctcccgggcGCCTCTTCCGCCCGCAGCCGCCTCCTCCCCTGCTCCCGGCAAGACGCCGGCTCCCattgccgcctcctcgccggctcccCCCAAGAAGGCGGATGCCCCTTCGTCCTCATCGCCGGCGCTCATCGACCAGGCAGTCTCCGACTCGTCCGCGGGAGGATCCACCTCATCCACAAGGTTGCTGCTGTTGGAGGTGGGTGACTCCCCAGTAAGCCAAGCCCAGGACTTCTCGATCCGGCACATCCTCAGGGCAGCGGAGCTGGTAGGCTCCTCGCTGCCCTTGAACAAAAGGAAGCCTGTCCCATTTAGTTGTGATGGCTTGTTCTTGCTCCAGGAAGGGCCCAGGAAGAAGTTTCCATCATCTCCATAG